The nucleotide sequence GACGGGCCGCCGGACAGAAGTTCATCGAGTCCCTGCAGCTGGCCTCGCACCTGGCCAACGTGGGCGACGCCCGCACCCTGGTCATCCATCCCGGGTCCACCACCCACCAGCAGCTCAGCGACGAACAGCTCGTGTCCGCCGGCGTACCGGAGGACCTCGTCCGCATCTCGGTAGGCCTGGAAGACCTGGAGGACATCCTGTGGGACCTGGACCAGGCGCTCACTGAGGCACAGAACGCCGCCGCGGATAACGCCGCCGTCCTCGAAGAGCCTGCTGACAGCTGCACGATTGGAGCACACGCATGAGCACCACTGAGCGAACCTGGACCGGCCCGTCTGCGCCGGAGCGCCTGGGCCTGCTGCGTGAAGCGAAGTCGATTGCCATCGTGGGCGCTTCGGACAAGCCGTCACGTGCGAGCTACTTCGTGGCCACCTACCTGCAGTCCTCGACCCGGTACAAGGTGTACTTCGTGAACCCGGTGGTCAAGGAGATCCTCGGCCAGCCGACGTACGCCTCGCTGGCGGACCTGCCGGAGAGCCCGGACATCGTGGACGTGTTCCGCAAGCACGATGACCTGCCGGGCGTACTGGACGAAGCCGTCGCCGCAGGCGCCAAGACGCTGTGGCTGCAGCTCGGCTCGTGGCACGAGGGCGTGGCAAAGGATGCCGAAACGGCGGGACTGAACGTGGTGATGGACCGCTGCGTCAAGATCGAGCACGCCCGGTTCCACGGCGGGCTCCACCTTGCCGGCTTCGACACGGGAGTGATCTCCTCGAAGCGGCAGGTTCTGGCCTAGCAACAGGGCCGGCAAGACCGAAAGAATGAAAAATGCCGGGCTGGATTTTGATGGGGGACAACTTCCAGCCCGGCACTCTCACTTTGGTAATCGACGGGGAACCCTCAGGGGTTACGCGGATTCCAAAACTTTCTAAAATCTTTTTTCGGCCTTCCCCGGCGCCGGTCCACCAGGGCGGATCCCTCAGGACAAGCCGGGAAACCTACGGCGTGCCTGGCACGGGCTTCGCCGGGACGGTCGGCAGCGTGGGCACTGCCGGCAGCGGCTTGGCCGGAAGCTTGGGCACCAATCCTGTTTCGGGGATGGTGGGCAGCTGGCTTGGACGGGCCGGCGTCGGCGATTCGCTCTTTGCCGCTCCGTGGGAAGCTGCTGAACCGGCCGATGCGTTGGGCGAACCATGTGAAGCGGACGAACCTGATTGGGCCGGGGCTACCGGTTCCGACGGCGAAGCAGCAGTTCCGGTAGCTGAGGGCTTGGGCGCAGCAACCGTGGGAGCCGGGACCGCCGGAAGGTCGGCGGGCGACGTGGGCGTTGGTGCCGGTGCTGTTGTCTCGCTGGCCGGCTGGAAGATCCGGACCACGGTATGGCCTACGCTGTTGCGGAAATCCTCGCTGGAGGCTGCGACGGCGCCGGCGCCAAGTCCCATGGCACCGACTACAGCCGCGCCCACCACCATGCCCATCCGGCGCTGCCGGTTGCGGCGGTGCTGCTCGAGGCTGGCGACGTCGGGAGTCGAGGCCCGGCGCATCGCCTGGGTGGGTGCATCCGCAGTGGGTGCGCCCGCAGCGGAGGCACCGTGGGCGAGCAGCGCGGCCAGATCGGCACGCGGTTGGGGTGCGGGGTCCTGGCCAAGTCCGCGCAGTTCTTCGAGGGACCTGCGGAGATCGGCGTCGTCTTCGAGCCCGGAATCCAGGAGGATCGCCTGGATCTCTCCTTCTTCGCGGCCTGCCGGCATGACACTCATGATGCTGCGTGGTCCTTTTCCTTGACGAGTTCGCGCAGGGCGATGAGCCCGCGGCGCTGGAGCTGTTTGATGGCCCCGGGGGTCTTGTTCATGATGCCGGCCACCTGTTCGACCGAAAGGTCCGCGACGATCCGCAGAACCAGAACTTCCCGCTGGTCGTCGTTGAGCAGGGCAAGTGAAGAAGCGATTCCGCCGAGCGAGCCGAGCACCTCGTCCTCGGCCGAGTTCGACCGCCGCTCGTCCAGGAGCGGGTCGAACTCGGTGAGCTGCGGCGTCCTCGCGGACCGGCGGCGGTAGTCCACAAGCCGCGCGTGCGCCACCGAGAATATGAAGGTCCGCAGCCCGGAGTGGCCGCCCCGGACATTGCTGAGCTTGGGCAGAATGTCAACGAAGACGTCCTGCGTCAGGGCTTCGGCGTCATCCACGCCGCGCGCCCGGAAATAGCCCAGGACGGCGGGGGAAATGGTGCTGTAGACAGCGCTGAAGCCGGAGGGGTCGCCAGAAAGGGCTGCTGACAATTCGTCATCGGTCAGCTGAGCTGCCAAGGAGCTGTCCTTCCCTTTACTGCAGGTGTGCGGCGGTAGTAAGCCTAGCCGCCGCACACCTCACGCCCCTATTCGGGGAACGCCCTGTTTCGCGTGCTGTGAACTACTTGCCGGTGGGCAGGTCGGCACCAGCGTCAACCTTGACGTCAGCGCCTGCAGTGACGGACGCATCGGCCGTCTGGGCCGCGTGGTCCGCAACATCCGGCACGGCCGGTGCGGCGGGCACCTCCGGGGCGGCGGGAACGGCCGGGACGGCGGGAACGGCCGGGACGGCCGGAACGCCGGCGCCACCGGGAACAGCGGGGATTGCAGCGGTCACGTCGGCGCCGGCGGCCTTGTCCCCGGCGGAGACGTTGGCGTTGGCGGCAGCGTTGTCCTCGTCAGCTTCGACGGCGGCGTCGGCCGCGTCTGCAGCCTCACCGGCGGCCTTGGCCTTGGCAGCCGGAGCGGCAGGGACAGCCGGCGTGGCCGGGACGGTCGGAACTTCCGGCACCTCGGGGGTGGCAGGAATGGCGGGCGTAGCGGGGGTCACCTCTGCGTGCTGCGTGCTGGACACCTGGGCGGCGTTCGCCAGTCCGATGCTGGAGAAACCTCCGACAGCAACGATGGCGGCTGCGACAGCAATCTTGGTGGTCTTGCTAACACTCTTCATCAGAAAAAAGTCCTTTGGTTGATTTGAAGGCCGGGCCGGAGGCCGATGGGGGACA is from Arthrobacter sp. QXT-31 and encodes:
- a CDS encoding CoA-binding protein: MSTTERTWTGPSAPERLGLLREAKSIAIVGASDKPSRASYFVATYLQSSTRYKVYFVNPVVKEILGQPTYASLADLPESPDIVDVFRKHDDLPGVLDEAVAAGAKTLWLQLGSWHEGVAKDAETAGLNVVMDRCVKIEHARFHGGLHLAGFDTGVISSKRQVLA
- a CDS encoding RNA polymerase sigma factor, coding for MAAQLTDDELSAALSGDPSGFSAVYSTISPAVLGYFRARGVDDAEALTQDVFVDILPKLSNVRGGHSGLRTFIFSVAHARLVDYRRRSARTPQLTEFDPLLDERRSNSAEDEVLGSLGGIASSLALLNDDQREVLVLRIVADLSVEQVAGIMNKTPGAIKQLQRRGLIALRELVKEKDHAAS